Within Hirundo rustica isolate bHirRus1 chromosome 12, bHirRus1.pri.v3, whole genome shotgun sequence, the genomic segment CGGTCCCgggggctccagccccgcaCCGCAGACacggcgcggggccgggggcaggGCTCCGCGGGGAATCCCGCtgggggcgggccggggccgggcgcaCGCAGTTTCCACGTGTGCGGCCGGGCCGTGGCTGCCCACGCCGCTCCGGCCACGCGGAGCCGCTCCCCGGGCGGCTCCTGCCCCGCGGGGCAGGTTCCAGCACCGCAGAGCTTGCCCCAGCAGCGTACCAACACGCACCTCTTCACCCCGCCCCGTCCCGGCGGCCGTGTCCGCGAGTTGAGTGACTCGTGCCTGCCCCGCCCCAAACCAGCCCACATCTCCGTCTGACCAGCTTTATTCGAGGTAAAGCGCTTCAGAGTGGGGCAGCACACGGGGGATCAGCACCACGCAGCACCCGCTCCCCGCCCCCGTGTCCCTCTTGCCCCCATCCCTCTCCTTACAACAGAAGAGGggtccccctcctccccccatcCCCATGAAGGGCACCTGCACTGCAGCGGGGTGGGTAGAGATAAGGCAACCACACAGCTCTGGTCCCACACCACCACAGTGAGGGACAGCCCTCCACAATCAGCTGCCTCCCCGGCAGGGTAGGGATATCAAAAAGGCTCCTTCTACACCGCCACAGAATGGGGCAGCTCAGTCCAGGCGCAGGTAGCACCAGCTTGCAAGCAGCCACAGCACCCCAAGTCCCAGCGGTGCCAAAGGGCCAGGAGCATCACTGCGGGGGCCAGCACGCGTCTGGCAGccactgccctgccagccctggtaGCAGTGGCAGTGAAAGTGGGTCCGTAGGAAGAGTATGtcagcagaggagagctggcCCTCGGCCCAGAAGAGGGGGCGCTCGGGGTGGTCAGCATCCCGGCGCCGCAGCTGGAAGTTGGTGGAGTTGAGGTGGAGGAAGACATCAGTGTGGCTGTCCTGGCGCAGGCAGCGACCCCGGCCCTGGCACAGTGTcgtgctgcagagctctgctgctgtcgTGACATTCACCACGTAGCGTCCCAGGTCCCCCTCCAGGTAGTTTTTCATTAACTGGCACAACTCCTAGGGAAAGGGAGGCACCAGGGTGTGACCCAGGGAGAAGTACCTCAGATGGAGAGGACTGCTCAGCCACTGGTCCTCCCCTGGGGGCAGGTGATCCCCCCAACCCACCTACCTCCCACACTGACCCCGAACTTACCCGGTTTTTGGTGTCAACTGCGTCACCCCACAAAATGGCCCCAGCTGCGCCCAGTGCCGCGCTCTCTCCGATGGTGGAGATCAGGTCTGCCTGTGGGGACAGGCTCTGGTCAGCGCCCACGGACCCCATGCAGCACccactgccccagcacagcgTGCTCCAAAGCGTCCATTGCAGGATCAGGGGGGCAGGACTCactctctgctccagggaaaagggacTATCCCAACAACCTGGGGACAAGGTTCCCCATACTGCCCTCCTCCTCAGGGGCCAagtcagcacagcacaggggctgtgggctCACACACCCCAGGGTTCCAGCTGCCAGGACCTGAGTCCTGCAGTACTTCCTAGGCACTTCCCTAGTGATAGTCACCATTGATGCCAGTCCTGCTGCCAGACATCCTGTCCCTAAGGGAAACAGTTTGTGGCACCCCATCATCCAGACCAGaggggggctgagctgggggcCCTAGGAAAGGAAGcacccctcctgctccctggggccAGCTGCCAGCACAATGCCAAATGGTACCGCTTCCCACTAGATGGAAACAGTCAAATCATGGAGTGCCAGTAACACCATGAGTGCAGACTCCAGAGCCACCCTGCTCCACAGGAGTCAGGTGCAAATACACAGGCAGAGGAACCACCTCAGCTGACCCCAAAGCCCAGATGCCCAGGGCTTTGAATGACGATGCCCCAGCAGTACAGCCCTACCTGGCTGAGCACATTCAGCTTGCGGATGTAGGTGGGCCGGGTGTAGACGAAGACAGGCAGGGAGTAGTCATCGTGGTGCTTCTGCGAGATGCGCATGGCCTCCATCACCCGCGCCCGCACAAACTTGCGGCTGTTGGGAGTGGAATCCAGGAGCGGGTCGAGGTAGATGGAGGGGTAGAGCGCCGTGCTCTCCTTCCAGAGCCACTTCAGCTGGTCATTGCGAGACTTCTCCACATCTGGGCACTGCCCGGTGTAGCTCTCCTTGTTCTTACTGTAGTCGTGGTTGTAGCAGTCAGGGAAGAGGTAGAACCCCCAGAGCTGTTTGGGCCGGAAGCTCTTGGCCTTGCGCAGGGTTCTCACCATGAACTCCTGGGCAGCCGACTCGAACTCAAACGCTGCCTGCTTGTTCACCTTCTCGGGGGGCCAGGTGGGCTGACGCTGTACCACCAGTTCCTGTGACGCCTCCCGGTAGATATCCTTGGGCTTCCAGTTGCGAGCCCAGACAGGCCGCCACTCCTCCCAGTCGATGACGGCCAGCCCTTCTTTGGTGGGTGAGCGGATGTACTTGTCGATGCCCTCCTGGAGGCGGGCGAGATGCTGGGACAGGCTGCTGTTTTGAGGGACACCACCATTGACGGCCACACCTTGACGGGTGTAGTAGGGGTAGAGCCCCAGGCGTTCCTTGTAGAAGATGGTGAGGTTCTGCCCCACGAAGCCCTCGTTGGGGGAGGCGTACAAGTCAAAGATGCTGAAGTCGAAGGACACCTGGAAGCGGGGCTTGCAGTCCTGGGTGGGCACATTCCAGGCCACAAGGAAGGGCCGACGGGTGAGATGGGGGGCGGCCGACGGCTTCTCGGGGGGCTGCCGGGCCAaggccagcagggccagccagggcacagccgccgccgccgcgcagcCCCCGTGCATCCTGCCCGACGGGACCTGGGGGCGGCGGGAGAGGAGAGTCAGGAGAGGCCGGCAGGAGGGGGTGCAGGCAGGGGCCGCTCTGCCCGCACCCCCCAAGGCAGACCCTGATCCAAGTCCCCTCCCCGGGGGGCACGGGCAGAGCCCCGGGTGGGGGTCGGTTCTCGGGAATCCCGGTCCCACGCGGCTTCGCCCGCTCGTGCTCCCCCGGGTGCCGGCGCGGCGCCTCCTTTGTTCGAGCCGGGCAGACAAAGCGCCGGGGCGCGGCCCCCGACGGCCTCGctccgctcccgctcccgctcccgctcccgctccccgcGCGGCTCTCACCGCGCCTCAGGCCATCCCCCGCCGCGGGCTCCTCTCACACCGCCGCctcccccccgccgccgctTTTAAACCTTCCGGCACGCACCACCCGCGGGGGCGCCAgccccgcccccgcgccccgcccgcgccgagccgggccgggccggttGCACCGATCATCGCGGGGCCCCGGGCTCCGGGCCGGCGGCAGAGCCCCGCCGCGCACACAAACCTCCGTGGGGCCGCGGTaccgggcaccgggcaccgCGGAGTCATCCCCCCGTCCCGCCGCGATTGGTACGGCCCGGGAGGACCCGCCCCCCCACGCGGCggaagggggcggggcggggccgctgTTGgggccgccagggggcgccaCGGTTGGCGGGGTGAGCGCGGGGTTGAGGCGGCCGTGGGGACCGGGGGGACCGGGGGTCCCCAAAGCGCGGTGACTGCCGGACGGGGCTGTCCCCACGGGGCTGATGGTGGTCTCAGGGGTGGGGCTGTCCCCTGGGGGATGGTGGTATCCCCAGGGTCGCGGTCACTCCAGAACCATAGTGACCTCAGCTTGGTGGTGACCTCAGGACGTTTTCCCCAGGTAGTGGTGACCCCAGGCCGGTGGTGTCCCAGGATCATCATCACTCCAAAACGGGGACTCTGGAATGGTGGTGACCCCTGGAATGTATACCAGGATCATGTCGTCCCTAAAAAGATGGTGATCCTACAATGGTGGTGACTTCAAAGTGCTGGCAAGCCAGAATGCTGGTGTCCCCAAGGTGGTGGTGACACCAGAAGAGCAGCGTCCCTGCAACAGCAGCGTCCCCAGGACCAGGGGTGGTGACCCCAGGGCGGTGCTGTGCCGGACAGGACATCCTGTGCAGGGCTAGGGTAATCGGTGCTGCTGACTCAGCCATAGCCCCGTGGGTTTCCTGCCGGGAGAGGACAAGGGGGGCCATGGATGTAACAGGCCTGGGGGGCTTCCctcccagagcactgctgagGATCCAGCGGGTGCCCTCTGGCAGGCGACAGGACAGGCAGGGCTCAGGGACCAGTCCCCATGTGCTGCCTGTCCCCCGCCTGCTGTGGCCAGGGCTGGCCCCTCGGGCTGAGGGCCATCGGGGTGCCCCCGCGCAGGAAGCGTCAGACGGCGAGGGTGTGTCGGGGCCGACAGGGGAAGGAAGCGGGATTGAATCTACGGAAGTGCTCCCCAGCCAACCGCCAGCTCCCCAAGGATCAGGCGGGAGCACCAAGCCCAGCATTGTTCGGTGTCAGCTCCTGGTGCCGCCAGTGCCAAGCCCTGGCCGCTGGCACCTGCAGCTGGCTCCAGTTAGTGGCACCACTTGGGTGTCAGCTTTTGTGGTGAAGCTCCCACCAAGAGCATGACAGCCCTGCTAGGGATGGGCACTGCATCCAGGCCGGCCACTCCAAATCCaggctgctccccacagcctggcctggcccGCAGGCAATGCCAGGCaccagctgggagaggggctgggaaggtCAGCTGATGGCGAGGCGTTGGCTGCCAAAACCCTTGGGAGAGATTGTGGGGAGCCAAGAAGTCCCAGCGCTGCGGGCGCTGCCCTTCCTCTCTGGGCAGTAAACAGGCTTCCTTCGCCAGCAGCTAAAATTTTCCATCCTCCCTGTGCAAAGGTACGGAGCCCCACCGGCAGTGGGGTGGCCGGAGGGGTCACAGCTTTCCAcggcagggagggctggaagTCCTCAATGTGACGCAGATTCTCACTGCTGTCCCTTCAGTGGGAGCACCACCTGACTCgatttccctccttccttcccacaggGAAGACTTGCTTTTGGGAAGGGGCATGTGGGCAGATCCAGTCTCCCCTTACCCTGCCGAGCATGAGATCATTCCAAGTCATTCCCAGAGTGCAGAGGGGTGCAGGATGGCAGCACCGGGCAGTGGTCAGGGCGAGCTGAGCAGGcgagctgctccaggcaggcagcaggaggatgGGAATCCCTCATGGATGGCAGATAAAGATAACGGGACATGAGTCACAGCCACTCGTGCCAGACAGGTCCGGGCAAGGTGTGAGAGGAGGCCAGCTTGGGAATGGAGCAGCCATGAACCCAGGAGGGGACGTGGGCACCTGCCTtggccctgggctgggggctccggGCGTGGCCCTGCCCCacgggcagcaggaggggactgTGGTGGCCCTGGCAGACACAGAGATGGTCACGGAGCCAGAGAGCCACAGCCACCGCCTCGTGTAACCTCGCCGGGCTGTACCGCCCTGCACAGCCACCCCGTCCCCTTCTAAGCTACCAggatccatccctccctcccggGGCTGGGGTCCCTACGGATGAATGGCCAGAGCCTCATCCCCCCGAGGCCGGAGGGCTGGCAGCACACACTGCACCACTCACTCTCATGACAGCTTTCATCAGCAGATCATTGCAGAGCCGGCTTGCGCAGAGGAAATGATGAGAGGTGACGGTGGCTGCAGGAAAACACTTGCAGAGCTGTCGGGGACAGGACGCGGGGAGCAAAGTGAAATCACACTTGCCCCACGGACAGGCGGCAATGCTCGAGGGACGGGCGGCATCCCAACACAGGGTCACGCCGGCTCCGGAACGTCAGGGCCCCGTGATTAATGAGGCACTGATTTGGCAGGGCAGGCGAGGAAGGAGCGGACGGGCGGATCCTCCCCCCCGCGGGGCTCGGGCGGAGCCATGGGAAGAGTCCGCTCGCTGCGAACCTCGGCTGCCCAGACCTCCGTCCGCACACGGCGGGGGAGAGAGGCTTGAGCTCCAGCCCTCCGCAAGGAACAAGGAAATTACATATATTTCACATTAGTTATATATTTACAAGACGTCACGGCAGCTACAAGTAGAGAGTCACAGCCCGACAAAGCCACCGACTCCTGCCAGCCCCGTGTGCCAACTGGAGAACCTGGAAACGGCTGTGACTCAGGGGTCCTTCACCATCAGCTCGGCCACATGtgcacaaacacccccttcccGACAAAACGGGGCTCGAAATGCCGGCAGCAAAGTCCACCTCCCCTCAGGTACCGCTGCCTTCCCCAGTAACGCAGCTCTGGGACTTGTGGGCtctacaaataattttattgaaatttaACAAAAGTGGACAGATGCACTGGGAGGAAGGACCAGAAGTAGTGTACATTTCCCAAACCCATGGGTCCTACCCACACGCTAGAGGAGCAAGGAGCCTAGTGTCAGTGAGTACGATTCGGCTACACATCCACACGGGAAAGCACAGTGTTGCAcagaaattgtaaaaaaaaaaagaaaaaaaaataatcaaaaggaaaaggttttttttttcttcttttttttttcttgctccaaCACCACAGTGAACACAGATACTATTTACAATGACCTTCACATTTTTAAGATCCCTCCAGGTGCTCCTaaggccctgctgctgcaggattgCCAGGGTCCTGGGggctggctgctgtggggacCAGCCTGGGAAGAAGCGGGGCAGGATGCAGCTTGTTGGCAGTCTGCAGAGGTTTGCTGCTACTCTGGTGACACTGAGGGGGCAGAAGGGTGGGAGAAGGCATGGGTTTTGGGGAAGCATATCTAATACGCTGGGGGAAGGATGGGCAGCCTGTCAGAAAGGACAAAAGCATCCTTGCTAAGCTGGTGAcagctctgccccctcccccgGGTTTGGGCCATGCCTTGCCAGCAGATTTTTGGCTGGTAGCCAGGTGAGGGGCTCCCCCCCTGGGGCAGGCAAACAGTGCCAACCCCCtccccactcctcctcctccctcccccatgCCCAGGCTGGGGTCGGTGCAGCTTCCCGTGCCCTCAAACAGCAATggggaaaggcagcacagcagcgTGGCTACggttttctctcctcttcctggggacagcagctcctgctctcctgtggAGCTCAAGGGATGCCCTTCCCAGGGAGCTCCAGCCAGGGAGAAACTCAAGAGCAGGTGGTGCAAGTAAGAAACACTTCAGTGAGGGATTGTTTTAAGACAAGACTCTTTCAAGCAAGCAGAACGAACGATGTCGAAAGAAGCGCCCAGCATCACAGTGTAgaccagccctgccctcccacTTTCCTGCCTGGGGGTGGCCAGCACATCCATTTCACCCTGTGTGCTCGC encodes:
- the HYAL2 gene encoding hyaluronidase-2 — its product is MKAVMRVPSGRMHGGCAAAAAVPWLALLALARQPPEKPSAAPHLTRRPFLVAWNVPTQDCKPRFQVSFDFSIFDLYASPNEGFVGQNLTIFYKERLGLYPYYTRQGVAVNGGVPQNSSLSQHLARLQEGIDKYIRSPTKEGLAVIDWEEWRPVWARNWKPKDIYREASQELVVQRQPTWPPEKVNKQAAFEFESAAQEFMVRTLRKAKSFRPKQLWGFYLFPDCYNHDYSKNKESYTGQCPDVEKSRNDQLKWLWKESTALYPSIYLDPLLDSTPNSRKFVRARVMEAMRISQKHHDDYSLPVFVYTRPTYIRKLNVLSQADLISTIGESAALGAAGAILWGDAVDTKNRELCQLMKNYLEGDLGRYVVNVTTAAELCSTTLCQGRGRCLRQDSHTDVFLHLNSTNFQLRRRDADHPERPLFWAEGQLSSADILFLRTHFHCHCYQGWQGSGCQTRAGPRSDAPGPLAPLGLGVLWLLASWCYLRLD